The following proteins are encoded in a genomic region of Nomascus leucogenys isolate Asia chromosome 17, Asia_NLE_v1, whole genome shotgun sequence:
- the MKNK2 gene encoding MAP kinase-interacting serine/threonine-protein kinase 2 gives MPASQPIDIPDAKKRGKKKKRGRATDSFSGRFEDVYQLQEDVLGEGAHARVQTCINLITSQEYAVKIIEKQPGHIRSRVFREVEMLYQCQGHRNVLELIEFFEEEDRFYLVFEKMRGGSILSHIHKRRHFNELEASVVVQDVASALDFLHNKGIAHRDLKPENILCEHPNQVSPVKICDFDLGSGIKLNGDCSPISTPELLTPCGSAEYMAPEVVEAFSEEASIYDKRCDLWSLGVILYILLSGYPPFVGRCGSDCGWDRGEACPACQNMLFESIQEGKYEFPDKDWAHISCAAKDLISKLLVRDAKQRLSAAQVLQHPWVQGCAPENTLPTPMVLQRNSCAKDLTSFAAEAIAVNRQLAQHDEDLAEEEAAGQGQPVLVRATSRCLQLSPPSQSKLAQRRQRASLSSAPVVLVGDRA, from the exons ATGCCCGCCAGCCAGCCCATCGACATCCCGGACGCCAAGAAGAGGGGCAAGAAGAAGAAGCGCGGCCGGGCCACCGACAGCTTCTCCGGCAGGTTTGAAG ACGTCTACCAGCTGCAGGAGGATGTGCTGGGGGAGGGCGCTCATGCCCGAGTGCAGACCTGCATCAACCTGATCACCAGCCAGGAGTACGCCGTCAAG ATCAttgagaagcagccaggccacattcGGAGCAGGGTTTTCCGGGAGGTGGAGATGCTGTACCAGTGCCAGGGACACAG gaaCGTTCTAGAGCTGATTGAGTTCTTCGAGGAGGAGGACCGCTTCTACCTGGTGTTTGAGAAGATGCGGGGAG GCTCCATCCTGAGCCACATCCACAAGCGCCGGCACTTCAACGAGCTGGaggccagcgtggtggtgcaggaCGTGGCCAGTGCCTTGGACTTTCTGCATAACAAAG GCATCGCCCACAGGGACCTAAAGCCGGAAAACATCCTCTGTGAGCACCCCAACCAG GTCTCCCCCGTGAAGATCTGTGACTTCGACCTGGGCAGCGGCATCAAACTCAACGGGGACTGCTCCCCTATCTCCACCCCGGAGCTGCTCACTCCG TGCGGTTCGGCGGAGTACATGGCCCCGGAGGTGGTGGAGGCCTTCAGCGAGGAGGCCAGCATCTACGACAAGCGCTGCGACCTGTGGAGCCTGGGCGTCATCTTGTACATCCTGCTCAGCGGCTACCCGCCCTTCGTGGGCCGCTGTGGCAGCGACTGTGGCTGGGACCGCGGCgaggcctgccctgcctgccag AACATGCTGTTTGAGAGTATCCAGGAGGGCAAGTATGAGTTCCCTGACAAGGACTGGGCCCACATCTCCTGCGCTGCCAAAGACCTCATCTCCAAGCTGCTCGTCCGTGACGCCAAGCAGAGGCTGAGTGCCGCCCAAGTCCTGCAACACCCCTGGGTTCAGGGG TGTGCCCCGGAGAACACCTTGCCCACTCCCATGGTCCTGCAGAG GAACAGCTGTGCCAAAGACCTCACGTCCTTCGCGGCCGAGGCCATCGCCGTGAACCGGCAGCTGGCCCAGCATGACGAGGACCTGGCGGAGGAGGAGGCCGCGGGGCAGGGCCAGCCCGTCCTGGTCCGAGCTACCTCACGCTGCCTGCAGCTGTCTCCACCCTCCCAGTCCAAGTTGGCGCAGCGGCGGCAAAGGGCCAGCCTGTCCTCGGCCCCCGTGGTCCTGGTGGGAGACCGTGCCTGA